One genomic segment of Esox lucius isolate fEsoLuc1 chromosome 15, fEsoLuc1.pri, whole genome shotgun sequence includes these proteins:
- the LOC105016047 gene encoding sorting nexin-14 isoform X2 has product MGCIRLFLQKMRHRIKLELVRELGRQYPVFCFLLLVLLLSTVLLNRYLHIIMVFWSFLAGVVTFYCSLGPETLLPNIWLSITPKSKEDQQELFPLGHSCAVCGKIKCKRHRPTLLLENYQPWLNLKVPSKVDASLSEVLELVLENFVYPWYRDITDDEAFVDELRVTLRFFAAVLVRRAQKVDIPGLITAKLLKVSMKHIEIITKARQKVKNAEYLQQAALEEYGPDLHVALRSRRDELLYLRKLTEMLFPYILPPKASDCRSLTLLIREVLAGSVFLPALDYLADPDTVNHLLLIFIDNSPPEAAMEPSSTLVPFLQKYSEIRNKKPSVLKLELKEVREHQDLLFRFMNFLKQEGAVHVLQFCLTVEEFNDKILCPELSDSEKLMLHDEVKKIYKTYCLEESIDKIRFDPFIVEEIRNIAEGPYIGVVKLQTMRCLFEAYEHVLSLLENVFTPMFCHSDEYFRQLLRGAESPARNSKLSRNSLSLDDISSCEWDCALNPESLPGTPGFTASTASVNHHLHVPSIVALPSGSYGCLTSRPGSLKNTSRRGESFGISRIGNKIKGVFKSTTMEGAMLPPHGLAEGEDDMVEEAIMVLEDDSPMEAITTPTTPRNLSAWTITIPYIDFYDDDVKRERIPVFCIDVERNDRKAVGHETEHWSVYRRYMEFYVLESKLTEFHGSFPDAQLPSKRIIGPKNYEYLTSKREDFQAYLQKLLQHPELSNSQLLADFLSPHSRDSQFVDKMLPDVNLGKIIKSVPSKLIKEKGQHLEPFLQSFFNSCESPKPKPSWPELTILSPTSENDKKLFNDLFKNNANRSESTEKKHNQNYFMEMITVEGVYDYMLYVGRVVFRIPDWLHHLLMGGRILLKNTLEAYTDHYLQHKLDKVFQEHRLVSLITLLRDAVFCENNEPRSLENKQKRAKRTFEEMMKYIPEFLGKCIGEEARYEGVRLLFDGLQQPVLNKQLTYVLLDLALLELFPELNKPGQKGPNMAPWM; this is encoded by the exons ATGGGATGCATCAGGCTCTTCCTCCAGAAGATGAGGCACAGGATAAAACTGGAATTGGTCAGAGAATTGGGCCGCCAGTATCCAGTCTTCTGCTTCCTCCTTCTCGTCTTGCTCTTGTCAACTGTTTTGTTGAACAG ATATCTACACATTATTATGGTTTTCTGGTCGTTCCTGGCAGGAGTTGTCACTTTCTATTGCTCTTTAGGCCCGGAGACTCTTTTGCCCAATATCTGGCTGTCTATTACGCCAAAGAGCAAG GAAGACCAGCAAGAGTTGTTCCCCTTAGGTCACAGCTGTGCAGTCTGCGGGAAGATAAAGTGTAAAAGGCATAG ACCAACTTTACTACTGGAGAACTATCAACCATGGTTGAACTTAAAAGTTCCCTCCAAAGTGGATGCCTCTCTTTCAGAG GTTTTGGAACTGGTTCTGGAGAACTTTGTGTATCCCTGGTACAG GGACATCACAGATGACGAGGCGTTTGTAGATGAGCTGAGAGTGACTTTACGTTTCTTTGCCGCTGTTCTCGTTCGCCGAGCACAAAAG gttgATATTCCAGGTCTTATCACAGCCAAACTGCTTAAAGTGTCCATGAAGCACATTGAAATAATCACCAAAGCCCGGCAAAAAG TGAAGAACGCTGAGTATCTGCAGCAAGCCGCCCTGGAGGAGTACGGCCCAGACCTCCATGTGGCCCTACGCAGTCGCAGAGATGAGCTCCTCTACCTCAGGAAGCTGACCGAGATGCTCTTCCCCTATATTCTGCCTCCCAAAGCCTCTGACTGCCG ATCTCTGACTCTTCTGATTAGAGAGGTGTTGGCCGGCTCTGTTTTCCTCCCCGCCTTGGACTATCTGGCCGATCCT GACACCGTCAATCATTTGCTTCTCATTTTCATCGACAACTCTCCTCCGGAGGCCGCCATGGAGCCCAGCTCAACATTGGTTCCCTTCTTGCAAAAGTACTCAGAAATCCGCAACAAGAAGCCCTCT GTTCTGAAGCTGGAGCTGAAGGAGGTCCGGGAGCACCAGGATCTGCTCTTCCGCTTCATGAACTTCCTGAAGCAGGAGGGTGCTGTGCATGTGCTCCAGTTCTGCCTCACTGTGG AGGAATTCAACGATAAGATTCTGTGTCCAGAGCTGTCTGATTCTGAGAAGCTGATGCTCCACGATGAGGTGAAAAAGATCTACAAGACTTACTGCCTGGAAGAGAGCATCGACAAGATCCGCTTTGACCCTTTCATTGTAGAGGAGATCCGGAATA TTGCTGAGGGCCCCTACATCGGCGTGGTGAAGCTGCAGACCATGCGCTGCTTGTTCGAGGCCTACGAGCACGTCCTGTCCCTGCTGGAGAATGTCTTCACACCCATGTTCTGCCACAGCGACGAG TATTTCCGGCAACTGTTACGGGGTGCCGAATCCCCCGCCAGGAACTCTAAACTGAGCAG AAATAGCCTGAGCTTGGATGACATCAG CTCCTGCGAGTGGGACTGCGCCCTGAACCCCGAGTCCCTGCCCGGCACCCCTGGGTTCACCGCCTCAACCGCGTCTGTCAACCACCACCTCCATGTGCCGTCCATTGTCGCCCTTCCATCCGGCTCTTATGGCTGTCTAACCTCGCGCCCTGGCTCGCTGAA GAACACCTCGAGGCGGGGCGAGTCGTTCGGTATCAGCCGCATTGGCAACAAGATCAAGGGTGTGTTCAAGAGCACCACCATGGAGGGAGCGATGCTGCCCCCACACGGCCTGGCGGAGGGGGAGGATGACATG GTGGAGGAGGCGATAATGGTCCTGGAGGATGACTCGCCCATGGAGGCCATCacaacccccaccaccccccggAACCTTTCCGCCTGGACCATCACCATCCCCTACATCGACTTCTACGACGATGACGTCAAGAGGGAGAGGATTCCTGTGTTCTGCATCGACGTGGAACGCAACGACAGGAAGGCAG TTGGTCATGAAACTGAGCACTGGTCTGTGTACAGAAGATATATGGAATTTTATGTCCTTGAATCAAAACTAACAGAGTTTCATG GCTCATTCCCCGATGCCCAGCTCCCCTCTAAACGAATCATCGGCCCCAAGAATTACGAGTACCTGACCTCCAAGCGGGAGGATTTCCAGGCGTACCTCCAA AAACTTCTCCAGCACCCTGAGCTGAGCAACAGTCAGCTCCTGGCGgacttcctctctcctcacagCCGGGACTCTCAGTTTGTGGACAAGATGCTGCCGGATGTAAATCTGG GGAAAATAATCAAATCAGTACCCAGCAAACTGATAAAAGAA AAAGGACAGCATTTGGAGCCTTTCCTCCAGTCCTTTTTTAACTCCTGTGAATCGCCTAAACCCAAACCCAGCTGGCCAGAGCTGACCATCCTGAGTCCCACATCGGAGAATGACAAGAAG CTCTTCAATGACCTCTTCAAAAACAACGCCAACCGATCAGAGAGCACAGAGAAGAAACACAACCAGAACTATTTCATGGAGATGATCACAGTGGAGGGGGTCTATGACTACATGTTGTATGTAG GTCGAGTGGTCTTCCGCATCCCTGATTGGCTGCATCACCTGCTGATGGGCGGGAGGATCCTGCTGAAGAACACCCTGGAGGCTTACACGGACCACTATCTGCAGCATAAACTGGACAAGGTGTTCCAGGAGCATCGTCTAGTCTCTCTCATCACCCTGCTCAGAG ATGCTGTCTTCTGTGAAAACAATGAGCCGCGttctttggaaaacaagcaGAAAAGGGCCAAGAGGACATTTGAGGAGATGATGAAATATATTCCAG AATTCCTGGGAAAGTGTATCGGAGAAGAGGCTCGGTACGAGGGGGTTCGTCTGCTTTTTGATGGACTACAACAGCCGGTTCTTAACAAACAG TTGACATATGTCTTGCTGGACCTGGCTCTTCTTGAACTGTTTCCCGAACTGAACAAG CCAGGTCAGAAGGGGCCTAACATGGCTCCCTGGATGTAG
- the LOC105016047 gene encoding sorting nexin-14 isoform X1 produces the protein MGCIRLFLQKMRHRIKLELVRELGRQYPVFCFLLLVLLLSTVLLNRYLHIIMVFWSFLAGVVTFYCSLGPETLLPNIWLSITPKSKEDQQELFPLGHSCAVCGKIKCKRHRPTLLLENYQPWLNLKVPSKVDASLSEVLELVLENFVYPWYRDITDDEAFVDELRVTLRFFAAVLVRRAQKVDIPGLITAKLLKVSMKHIEIITKARQKVKNAEYLQQAALEEYGPDLHVALRSRRDELLYLRKLTEMLFPYILPPKASDCRSLTLLIREVLAGSVFLPALDYLADPDTVNHLLLIFIDNSPPEAAMEPSSTLVPFLQKYSEIRNKKPSVLKLELKEVREHQDLLFRFMNFLKQEGAVHVLQFCLTVEEFNDKILCPELSDSEKLMLHDEVKKIYKTYCLEESIDKIRFDPFIVEEIRNIAEGPYIGVVKLQTMRCLFEAYEHVLSLLENVFTPMFCHSDEYFRQLLRGAESPARNSKLSRNSLSLDDISSCEWDCALNPESLPGTPGFTASTASVNHHLHVPSIVALPSGSYGCLTSRPGSLKNTSRRGESFGISRIGNKIKGVFKSTTMEGAMLPPHGLAEGEDDMVEEAIMVLEDDSPMEAITTPTTPRNLSAWTITIPYIDFYDDDVKRERIPVFCIDVERNDRKAVGHETEHWSVYRRYMEFYVLESKLTEFHGSFPDAQLPSKRIIGPKNYEYLTSKREDFQAYLQKLLQHPELSNSQLLADFLSPHSRDSQFVDKMLPDVNLGKIIKSVPSKLIKEKGQHLEPFLQSFFNSCESPKPKPSWPELTILSPTSENDKKLFNDLFKNNANRSESTEKKHNQNYFMEMITVEGVYDYMLYVGRVVFRIPDWLHHLLMGGRILLKNTLEAYTDHYLQHKLDKVFQEHRLVSLITLLRDAVFCENNEPRSLENKQKRAKRTFEEMMKYIPEFLGKCIGEEARYEGVRLLFDGLQQPVLNKQLTYVLLDLALLELFPELNKQPGQKGPNMAPWM, from the exons ATGGGATGCATCAGGCTCTTCCTCCAGAAGATGAGGCACAGGATAAAACTGGAATTGGTCAGAGAATTGGGCCGCCAGTATCCAGTCTTCTGCTTCCTCCTTCTCGTCTTGCTCTTGTCAACTGTTTTGTTGAACAG ATATCTACACATTATTATGGTTTTCTGGTCGTTCCTGGCAGGAGTTGTCACTTTCTATTGCTCTTTAGGCCCGGAGACTCTTTTGCCCAATATCTGGCTGTCTATTACGCCAAAGAGCAAG GAAGACCAGCAAGAGTTGTTCCCCTTAGGTCACAGCTGTGCAGTCTGCGGGAAGATAAAGTGTAAAAGGCATAG ACCAACTTTACTACTGGAGAACTATCAACCATGGTTGAACTTAAAAGTTCCCTCCAAAGTGGATGCCTCTCTTTCAGAG GTTTTGGAACTGGTTCTGGAGAACTTTGTGTATCCCTGGTACAG GGACATCACAGATGACGAGGCGTTTGTAGATGAGCTGAGAGTGACTTTACGTTTCTTTGCCGCTGTTCTCGTTCGCCGAGCACAAAAG gttgATATTCCAGGTCTTATCACAGCCAAACTGCTTAAAGTGTCCATGAAGCACATTGAAATAATCACCAAAGCCCGGCAAAAAG TGAAGAACGCTGAGTATCTGCAGCAAGCCGCCCTGGAGGAGTACGGCCCAGACCTCCATGTGGCCCTACGCAGTCGCAGAGATGAGCTCCTCTACCTCAGGAAGCTGACCGAGATGCTCTTCCCCTATATTCTGCCTCCCAAAGCCTCTGACTGCCG ATCTCTGACTCTTCTGATTAGAGAGGTGTTGGCCGGCTCTGTTTTCCTCCCCGCCTTGGACTATCTGGCCGATCCT GACACCGTCAATCATTTGCTTCTCATTTTCATCGACAACTCTCCTCCGGAGGCCGCCATGGAGCCCAGCTCAACATTGGTTCCCTTCTTGCAAAAGTACTCAGAAATCCGCAACAAGAAGCCCTCT GTTCTGAAGCTGGAGCTGAAGGAGGTCCGGGAGCACCAGGATCTGCTCTTCCGCTTCATGAACTTCCTGAAGCAGGAGGGTGCTGTGCATGTGCTCCAGTTCTGCCTCACTGTGG AGGAATTCAACGATAAGATTCTGTGTCCAGAGCTGTCTGATTCTGAGAAGCTGATGCTCCACGATGAGGTGAAAAAGATCTACAAGACTTACTGCCTGGAAGAGAGCATCGACAAGATCCGCTTTGACCCTTTCATTGTAGAGGAGATCCGGAATA TTGCTGAGGGCCCCTACATCGGCGTGGTGAAGCTGCAGACCATGCGCTGCTTGTTCGAGGCCTACGAGCACGTCCTGTCCCTGCTGGAGAATGTCTTCACACCCATGTTCTGCCACAGCGACGAG TATTTCCGGCAACTGTTACGGGGTGCCGAATCCCCCGCCAGGAACTCTAAACTGAGCAG AAATAGCCTGAGCTTGGATGACATCAG CTCCTGCGAGTGGGACTGCGCCCTGAACCCCGAGTCCCTGCCCGGCACCCCTGGGTTCACCGCCTCAACCGCGTCTGTCAACCACCACCTCCATGTGCCGTCCATTGTCGCCCTTCCATCCGGCTCTTATGGCTGTCTAACCTCGCGCCCTGGCTCGCTGAA GAACACCTCGAGGCGGGGCGAGTCGTTCGGTATCAGCCGCATTGGCAACAAGATCAAGGGTGTGTTCAAGAGCACCACCATGGAGGGAGCGATGCTGCCCCCACACGGCCTGGCGGAGGGGGAGGATGACATG GTGGAGGAGGCGATAATGGTCCTGGAGGATGACTCGCCCATGGAGGCCATCacaacccccaccaccccccggAACCTTTCCGCCTGGACCATCACCATCCCCTACATCGACTTCTACGACGATGACGTCAAGAGGGAGAGGATTCCTGTGTTCTGCATCGACGTGGAACGCAACGACAGGAAGGCAG TTGGTCATGAAACTGAGCACTGGTCTGTGTACAGAAGATATATGGAATTTTATGTCCTTGAATCAAAACTAACAGAGTTTCATG GCTCATTCCCCGATGCCCAGCTCCCCTCTAAACGAATCATCGGCCCCAAGAATTACGAGTACCTGACCTCCAAGCGGGAGGATTTCCAGGCGTACCTCCAA AAACTTCTCCAGCACCCTGAGCTGAGCAACAGTCAGCTCCTGGCGgacttcctctctcctcacagCCGGGACTCTCAGTTTGTGGACAAGATGCTGCCGGATGTAAATCTGG GGAAAATAATCAAATCAGTACCCAGCAAACTGATAAAAGAA AAAGGACAGCATTTGGAGCCTTTCCTCCAGTCCTTTTTTAACTCCTGTGAATCGCCTAAACCCAAACCCAGCTGGCCAGAGCTGACCATCCTGAGTCCCACATCGGAGAATGACAAGAAG CTCTTCAATGACCTCTTCAAAAACAACGCCAACCGATCAGAGAGCACAGAGAAGAAACACAACCAGAACTATTTCATGGAGATGATCACAGTGGAGGGGGTCTATGACTACATGTTGTATGTAG GTCGAGTGGTCTTCCGCATCCCTGATTGGCTGCATCACCTGCTGATGGGCGGGAGGATCCTGCTGAAGAACACCCTGGAGGCTTACACGGACCACTATCTGCAGCATAAACTGGACAAGGTGTTCCAGGAGCATCGTCTAGTCTCTCTCATCACCCTGCTCAGAG ATGCTGTCTTCTGTGAAAACAATGAGCCGCGttctttggaaaacaagcaGAAAAGGGCCAAGAGGACATTTGAGGAGATGATGAAATATATTCCAG AATTCCTGGGAAAGTGTATCGGAGAAGAGGCTCGGTACGAGGGGGTTCGTCTGCTTTTTGATGGACTACAACAGCCGGTTCTTAACAAACAG TTGACATATGTCTTGCTGGACCTGGCTCTTCTTGAACTGTTTCCCGAACTGAACAAG cagCCAGGTCAGAAGGGGCCTAACATGGCTCCCTGGATGTAG
- the LOC105016047 gene encoding sorting nexin-14 isoform X4 produces MGCIRLFLQKMRHRIKLELVRELGRQYPVFCFLLLVLLLSTVLLNRYLHIIMVFWSFLAGVVTFYCSLGPETLLPNIWLSITPKSKEDQQELFPLGHSCAVCGKIKCKRHRPTLLLENYQPWLNLKVPSKVDASLSEVLELVLENFVYPWYRDITDDEAFVDELRVTLRFFAAVLVRRAQKVDIPGLITAKLLKVSMKHIEIITKARQKVKNAEYLQQAALEEYGPDLHVALRSRRDELLYLRKLTEMLFPYILPPKASDCRSLTLLIREVLAGSVFLPALDYLADPDTVNHLLLIFIDNSPPEAAMEPSSTLVPFLQKYSEIRNKKPSVLKLELKEVREHQDLLFRFMNFLKQEGAVHVLQFCLTVEEFNDKILCPELSDSEKLMLHDEVKKIYKTYCLEESIDKIRFDPFIVEEIRNIAEGPYIGVVKLQTMRCLFEAYEHVLSLLENVFTPMFCHSDEYFRQLLRGAESPARNSKLSRNTSRRGESFGISRIGNKIKGVFKSTTMEGAMLPPHGLAEGEDDMVEEAIMVLEDDSPMEAITTPTTPRNLSAWTITIPYIDFYDDDVKRERIPVFCIDVERNDRKAVGHETEHWSVYRRYMEFYVLESKLTEFHGSFPDAQLPSKRIIGPKNYEYLTSKREDFQAYLQKLLQHPELSNSQLLADFLSPHSRDSQFVDKMLPDVNLGKIIKSVPSKLIKEKGQHLEPFLQSFFNSCESPKPKPSWPELTILSPTSENDKKLFNDLFKNNANRSESTEKKHNQNYFMEMITVEGVYDYMLYVGRVVFRIPDWLHHLLMGGRILLKNTLEAYTDHYLQHKLDKVFQEHRLVSLITLLRDAVFCENNEPRSLENKQKRAKRTFEEMMKYIPEFLGKCIGEEARYEGVRLLFDGLQQPVLNKQLTYVLLDLALLELFPELNKQPGQKGPNMAPWM; encoded by the exons ATGGGATGCATCAGGCTCTTCCTCCAGAAGATGAGGCACAGGATAAAACTGGAATTGGTCAGAGAATTGGGCCGCCAGTATCCAGTCTTCTGCTTCCTCCTTCTCGTCTTGCTCTTGTCAACTGTTTTGTTGAACAG ATATCTACACATTATTATGGTTTTCTGGTCGTTCCTGGCAGGAGTTGTCACTTTCTATTGCTCTTTAGGCCCGGAGACTCTTTTGCCCAATATCTGGCTGTCTATTACGCCAAAGAGCAAG GAAGACCAGCAAGAGTTGTTCCCCTTAGGTCACAGCTGTGCAGTCTGCGGGAAGATAAAGTGTAAAAGGCATAG ACCAACTTTACTACTGGAGAACTATCAACCATGGTTGAACTTAAAAGTTCCCTCCAAAGTGGATGCCTCTCTTTCAGAG GTTTTGGAACTGGTTCTGGAGAACTTTGTGTATCCCTGGTACAG GGACATCACAGATGACGAGGCGTTTGTAGATGAGCTGAGAGTGACTTTACGTTTCTTTGCCGCTGTTCTCGTTCGCCGAGCACAAAAG gttgATATTCCAGGTCTTATCACAGCCAAACTGCTTAAAGTGTCCATGAAGCACATTGAAATAATCACCAAAGCCCGGCAAAAAG TGAAGAACGCTGAGTATCTGCAGCAAGCCGCCCTGGAGGAGTACGGCCCAGACCTCCATGTGGCCCTACGCAGTCGCAGAGATGAGCTCCTCTACCTCAGGAAGCTGACCGAGATGCTCTTCCCCTATATTCTGCCTCCCAAAGCCTCTGACTGCCG ATCTCTGACTCTTCTGATTAGAGAGGTGTTGGCCGGCTCTGTTTTCCTCCCCGCCTTGGACTATCTGGCCGATCCT GACACCGTCAATCATTTGCTTCTCATTTTCATCGACAACTCTCCTCCGGAGGCCGCCATGGAGCCCAGCTCAACATTGGTTCCCTTCTTGCAAAAGTACTCAGAAATCCGCAACAAGAAGCCCTCT GTTCTGAAGCTGGAGCTGAAGGAGGTCCGGGAGCACCAGGATCTGCTCTTCCGCTTCATGAACTTCCTGAAGCAGGAGGGTGCTGTGCATGTGCTCCAGTTCTGCCTCACTGTGG AGGAATTCAACGATAAGATTCTGTGTCCAGAGCTGTCTGATTCTGAGAAGCTGATGCTCCACGATGAGGTGAAAAAGATCTACAAGACTTACTGCCTGGAAGAGAGCATCGACAAGATCCGCTTTGACCCTTTCATTGTAGAGGAGATCCGGAATA TTGCTGAGGGCCCCTACATCGGCGTGGTGAAGCTGCAGACCATGCGCTGCTTGTTCGAGGCCTACGAGCACGTCCTGTCCCTGCTGGAGAATGTCTTCACACCCATGTTCTGCCACAGCGACGAG TATTTCCGGCAACTGTTACGGGGTGCCGAATCCCCCGCCAGGAACTCTAAACTGAGCAG GAACACCTCGAGGCGGGGCGAGTCGTTCGGTATCAGCCGCATTGGCAACAAGATCAAGGGTGTGTTCAAGAGCACCACCATGGAGGGAGCGATGCTGCCCCCACACGGCCTGGCGGAGGGGGAGGATGACATG GTGGAGGAGGCGATAATGGTCCTGGAGGATGACTCGCCCATGGAGGCCATCacaacccccaccaccccccggAACCTTTCCGCCTGGACCATCACCATCCCCTACATCGACTTCTACGACGATGACGTCAAGAGGGAGAGGATTCCTGTGTTCTGCATCGACGTGGAACGCAACGACAGGAAGGCAG TTGGTCATGAAACTGAGCACTGGTCTGTGTACAGAAGATATATGGAATTTTATGTCCTTGAATCAAAACTAACAGAGTTTCATG GCTCATTCCCCGATGCCCAGCTCCCCTCTAAACGAATCATCGGCCCCAAGAATTACGAGTACCTGACCTCCAAGCGGGAGGATTTCCAGGCGTACCTCCAA AAACTTCTCCAGCACCCTGAGCTGAGCAACAGTCAGCTCCTGGCGgacttcctctctcctcacagCCGGGACTCTCAGTTTGTGGACAAGATGCTGCCGGATGTAAATCTGG GGAAAATAATCAAATCAGTACCCAGCAAACTGATAAAAGAA AAAGGACAGCATTTGGAGCCTTTCCTCCAGTCCTTTTTTAACTCCTGTGAATCGCCTAAACCCAAACCCAGCTGGCCAGAGCTGACCATCCTGAGTCCCACATCGGAGAATGACAAGAAG CTCTTCAATGACCTCTTCAAAAACAACGCCAACCGATCAGAGAGCACAGAGAAGAAACACAACCAGAACTATTTCATGGAGATGATCACAGTGGAGGGGGTCTATGACTACATGTTGTATGTAG GTCGAGTGGTCTTCCGCATCCCTGATTGGCTGCATCACCTGCTGATGGGCGGGAGGATCCTGCTGAAGAACACCCTGGAGGCTTACACGGACCACTATCTGCAGCATAAACTGGACAAGGTGTTCCAGGAGCATCGTCTAGTCTCTCTCATCACCCTGCTCAGAG ATGCTGTCTTCTGTGAAAACAATGAGCCGCGttctttggaaaacaagcaGAAAAGGGCCAAGAGGACATTTGAGGAGATGATGAAATATATTCCAG AATTCCTGGGAAAGTGTATCGGAGAAGAGGCTCGGTACGAGGGGGTTCGTCTGCTTTTTGATGGACTACAACAGCCGGTTCTTAACAAACAG TTGACATATGTCTTGCTGGACCTGGCTCTTCTTGAACTGTTTCCCGAACTGAACAAG cagCCAGGTCAGAAGGGGCCTAACATGGCTCCCTGGATGTAG